Proteins from a genomic interval of Salmo salar chromosome ssa14, Ssal_v3.1, whole genome shotgun sequence:
- the LOC106569355 gene encoding CCN family member 1: protein MNMLMLSLVFFLYGSFTSASASCPSECSCPLELARCAPGISLVPDGCGCCKACTRQLNEDCSKTEPCDHVKGLECNFGAGYGTAKGICRAKSDGRPCEYNSKIYQNGESFTANCKHQCSCMDGALGCVSLCPQQLSLPKLGCAISKLFKVPGRCCEELVCPEKGKASVDKKVSKDGRKDKHSDDDFTKRNELVSFIGGGLKSLAAFRSKPESRLMSKGNRRCVAQTTAWSPCSKSCGSGVSSRVSNNNSQCKLVKVTRLCEVRPCSQSSYSFLKCNRIAKASRPVTLTYAGCSSVKKFHSRYCGSCLDGRCCTPQQTQTVAVRFRCEDGDTFSKDVMVIESCSCDFNCSHNNEKLSGLSNGIRKSRD, encoded by the exons ATGAATATGTTGATGCTTTCCTTAGTTTTTTTCCTTTATGGGAGTTTTACTTCG GCATCTGCATCTTGTCCCTCCGAATGTTCGTGTCCTCTTGAGTTAGCCAGGTGCGCTCCAGGAATCAGCCTCGTGCCAGACGGCTGTGGATGCTGCAAAGCTTGCACGCGGCAGCTCAATGAGGACTGCAGCAAGACCGAGCCATGCGACCACGTCAAGGGACTGGAGTGCAACTTTGGGGCTGGTTATGGCACAGCTAAAGGCATCTGTCGAG CCAAATCAGATGGAAGACCCTGTGAGTACAACAGCAAGATCTACCAGAATGGAGAGAGCTTCACTGCCAACTGTAAGCACCAGTGTTCATGCATGGATGGTGCCTTGGGGTGTGTGTCCCTGTGCCCCCAGCAGCTCTCCCTGCCAAAACTGGGCTGTGCCATATCCAAGCTGTTCAAAGTGCCCGGTCGCTGCTGTGAGGAGCTGGTCTGCCCTGAGAAGGGGAAAGCCTCAGTAGACAAGAAGGTCAGCAAAGATGGCCGCAAGGATAAACATTCTGATGATGACTTCACAAAGAGAAACGAGCTGGTGTCTTTCATCGGAGGAGGACTCAAGTCTTTAGCTG CTTTCAGGAGTAAGCCTGAGAGTCGCTTGATGTCCAAGGGGAACAGGAGGTGTGTGGCTCAGACCACAGCCTGGTCCCCCTGCTCTAAGTCCTGTGGTTCAGGAGTTTCCTCCAGggtcagcaacaacaacagccagTGCAAGCTGGTGAAGGTGACTCGTCTCTGTGAGGTCCGCCCATGCTCCCAGTCATCCTACTCATTCCTGAAG TGTAATCGCATTGCGAAGGCCAGCCGTCCAGTGACGCTAACCTATGCAGGCTGCAGCAGCGTGAAGAAGTTCCACTCCAGGTACTGTGGTTCTTGCCTGGACGGGCGCTGCTGCACCCCTCAGCAGACCCAGACTGTGGCCGTTCGCTTCCGCTGTGAGGACGGAGACACTTTCAGCAAGGACGTCATGGTCATAGAGTCCTGTTCATGTGACTTTAACTGTTCCCATAACAACGAGAAGCTCTCTGGGCTCTCCAATGGTATCCGCAAATCCAGAGACTGA